The DNA segment GCACCAGCGCCTCGGCAGCGGCCCCCGCGTACCCGTCGTTCACCTCGTACGTGCGGGCCCGCCGGCCCGTCCTGCTGCGCGCCGCGCGCTCGCTGACCGCGAACCCCTGCGACGCCGAGGACCTGCTGCAGACCGCGCTGGCCAAGACCTACACCGCCTGGGAGCGGATCGAGAACCAGCGGGCGCTGGACGGCTATGTGCGCCGCGCGCTGCTGAACACCCGGACCTCGCAGTGGCGCAAGCGCCGGGTGGACGAGTTCGCCTGCGACGAGCTGCCCGAGCCGGAGCCGCGGCCCGACGACGACCCGGCCGAGCGGCAGGCGCTGCACGACGCGATGTGGCGGGCCGTCATGAAGCTGCCCACGCGGCAGCGGGCGATGGTCGTCCTGCGGTACTACGAGGACCTCAGCGAGGCCCAGACCGCCGAGGTGCTGGGGGTCTCGGTGGGCACGGTGAAGTCGGCGGTGTCCCGGGCGCTCGGCAAGCTGCGCGAGGACCCGGAGCTGGGGCCGGCGCGGTGACCGGTGTCCCGGCACGGTGACCGGACTCCCGGCGCGGCTTGGCCGCCAGTGACATTCCACCTAGTGACATACCGACCGGTATGTGCGCAGAATCAGCGCACCCCCTACTACCGCGTAGGCACCGTCGCCGGGAGGACTCCGTGCTGAGCACCATGCAGGACGTACCGCTGCTGATCTCCAGGATCCTGACCCACGGGTCGACGGTCCACGGCGCCTCGCGGGTGACCACCTGGACCGGCGAGGCCGAGCCGCAGCGGCGCTCCTTCGCCGAGACCGGTGCCCGCTCGGCCCAGCTGGCGCACGCCCTGCGCGACGACCTCGGGGTCACCGGGGACCAGCGGGTGGCCACCCTGATGTGGAACAACGCCGAGCACGTCGAGGCGTACTTCGCGGTCCCCTCCATGGGCGCGGTGCTGCACACCCTCAATCTGCGGCTGCCCGGCGAGCAGCTGGCGTGGATCATCAACCACGCCGCCGACCACGTGGTCATCGTCAACGGCTCCCTGATCCCGATGATCGCTCCGCTGCTGCCCCGGCTGACCACCGTCGAGCACCTCGTGGTCACCGGCCCCGGCGACCGCGCCCCGCTGGCCGGCGCCCGCGCCCGGGTGCACGAGTACGAGGAGCTGATCGCGGGCCGGCCGACCCACTACGACTGGCCCGAGCTGGACGAACGCCGGGCCGCCGCCATGTGCTACACCTCCGGCACCACCGGCGACCCCAAGGGCGTGGTCTACAGCCACCGTTCGGTCTATCTGCACTCCATGCAGGTGCAGATGACCCAGTCGATGGGCCTGACCGACAAGGACACCACGCTCGTCGTCGTCCCCCAGTTCCACGTCAACGCCTGGGGACTGCCGCACGCCACCTTCCTGACCGGCGTCAACATGCTGATGCCGGACCGGTTCCTCCAGCCCGCGCCGCTCGCCGAGATGATCGAGCGGGAGCGGCCGACCCACGCGGCGGCCGTGCCCACCATCTGGCAGGGCCTGCTGGGCGAACTGCTCGCCCGGCCCCGTGACGTCTCCACGCTCACCCATGTCACGATCGGCGGCGCGGCCTGCCCGCCCGGCCTGATGCGGGCCTTCGACGAGCTGGGCATGCCGGTCGTGCACGCCTGGGGCATGACGGAGACCTCCCCGGTCGGCACCGTGGCCCGCCCGCCGGGCAGCGCCCTCGGCACGGACGAGGAGTTCGGCTACCGCCTCACTCAGGGCCGCTTCACCGCCTCCGTCGAGGCCCGCCTCACCGGCCCGGACGGCGAACGCCTGCCCTGGGACGGCGAGTCGGCCGGCGAGCTGGAGGTGCGCGGCCCCTGGATCGCGGGCGCCTACTACAACGGCCCGGACGCCGAACCCCTGCGCCCCGTGGACAAGTTCAGCGCAGACGGCTGGCTGAAGACCGGCGACGTCGGGGTCATCTCCCCCGACGGCTTCCTCACCCTCACCGACCGCGCCAAGGACGTCATCAAGTCCGGCGGCGAGTGGATCTCCTCCGTGGAGCTGGAGAACGCGCTGATGTCCCACCCGGCCGTCGCCGAGGCCGCGGTGGTCGCCGTGCCCGACGAGAAGTGGGGCGAGCGCCCGCTGGCCACGGTCGTCCTGCGGGAGGGCGCGCGCGCCGACTTCGAGACGCTGCGCGCCTTCCTCGCCGAGGAGGCCCACATCGCCCGCTGGCAGCTGCCCGAGCGCTGGACGATCGTGGAGGCGGTGCCGAAGACGAGCGTGGGCAAGTTCGACAAGAAGCTGCTGCGCAGGCGGTACGCGGACGGGGACCTGGACGTCACCCGGCTGTGAGGCGGCAGAGGGGGCCGGGCTGCTGCCCGGCCCCCTCCCCTTACGGTCAACCCCTTACGGCCTTCCCCGGCGGCTAGTTGGTGCCGATCCGGGACAGCAGGTCCACGATCCGCGACTGCACCTCGGTGCTGGTGGACCGCTCCGCGAGGAACAGCACCGTCTCGCCCGAGGCCAGCCGGGGCAGGTCGGCGGACTCGACGGCGGCCGTGTAGACGACCAGCGGGGTGCGGTCGAGCTGCCCGTTGGCGCGCAGCCAGTCCACGATCCCGGCCCGCCGCCGGTGCACCTGCATCAGGTCCATCACCACGAGGTTCGGCCGGAACCGGCCCGCCAGCGCCACCGCGTCGGTGTCGCTCGCGGCCCGTGCCACCTGCATCCCGCGCCGCTCCAGCGTCGCGGTCAGGGCCAGCGCGATCTCCTCGTGCTCCTCGATCAGCAGCACCCGCGGCGGATGCTGCTCGCTGTCCCGTGGCGCGAGCGCCTTCAGCAGCACGGCGGGATCGGCGCCGTACGCCGCCTCGCGCGTGGCCTGCCCGAGCCCGGCCGTGACCAGCACCGGCACCTCGGCGGCCACGGCGGCCTGGCGCAGCGACTGGAGGGCGGTGCGGGTGATCGGGCCGGTCAGCGGGTCCACGAACAGCGCGGCGGGGAAGGCCGCGATCTGCGCGTCGACCTCCTCGCGCGAGTGCACGACCACCGGCCGGTAGCCGCGCTCGCTCAGCGCCGCCTGCGTGGTCACGTCGGGCGCGGGCCACACCAGCAGCCGGCGCGGGTTGTCCAGCGGCTCCGGGGGCAGTTCGTCGTCCATCGGCTGCGGCCGCGGGGTGTCCGCCACCTCGACGGCACCGCCGGGACCGTCCAGCGGCTCGGGGCCCTCGGCGGCGTTCGCGTCCGGCGCGCCGATGGCGTACGAGCGTCCGGCGCCCTCGGTCCCGGGCGCGATCCGCGACGATCCGGGCAGCGACGACGCCTGCGCGGGCACCGCCTCGCCGGACGCCTCCTGCCGCGCCGCCGGGTCGGGCGGCGTCCCGAGCTTGCGCCGCCGTCCGGAGCCGCCCGGCGCGTGCGGCGGCGGCGTCGCCTGCCCGGCCTGCCGCACGAACGGCACGCCCTGCCCCAGCGTGCGCACGCTGATGGCCCGGCCCTGCGTGGAGTCGGGGTCGTACGCGGGCACGCTCCCGGTGGCCTCGGCGGGCAGCGGCAACGGCTGCGCGGCCCGCTGCGGCCGGGCGGCGGGCAGGGGAGCGCCGGCCGCGGGGGCCGACGGCGGTACGGGCGTCCCGGCCGCCGGGGTCGCGGACCCCGGGGGCACGGCGGTACCGGCGGCCGGCGCGGACTGAGCCGGCCGGGGCGGCCGCGGCGACGACGGCGCCTGCGGCGACGGCGGTACGGGGGTGCCGGGGGCCGGGGCGCCGGGAGTCGGGGTGGCCGCTGCGGGCTTCGGCGCTCCGGCCTCGGCGGGCAGCGGGAGGGGCTGTGCGGCGACGGCACCGGCGGCCGGGGCGGCCTGCGGGGCCGGAGCGCCGGGCTGCGCGGCGCCGGGCCGGCCGGGCGGCGGGGCGACCGGGGGCGTGGCCGGGGCGACGGGGGCGGCCGGTGCCGCGGGGGTCGCGGTGGCGGCCGGGGTGACCGGTGCGCCCGGGGCGGCCGGTGTGCCCGGGGTGATCGGGGCCGACGCGGGCACGGCGACCGAGGGTCCGGCCGCCAGGGCGACGCCCGGTCCGTTCGTGCCCCGGGCCTGCGCCGGAAGGGCCGTACCGGGGATGCCCTGGCCGTTCGTGGCCTGGGCCTGCGCGGGGGCGGCCTGGGCCTGCGCCCCCGGCGTCGTACCGGAGTCGGCGTCCCGGGCGGCCGGATCGGCCGGCGCGGGCTGCGTGGTCTGGGCGGGCTGCGCGGGGGGTGCCACCGCGCGGCGTCGCCGGCCGGTCGGCGCGGTGGTGGGGTGCGGCTGCGGCGGAGTGTGGTCCTCGGCCTGGCTCGGCGGTACGGCGTCGTGCCGCCCCTCCTCACCGGGCGCGGGCGCGGCGGTCGGCGGCGCTTGCGCGGGCACGGGTGCGGCCCGCGGCACCCGGACCTGGGCCTCGGGCTCCTCCTGCGGAGCGCGGTCGGCCGCGGCGGGCGGCAGGGCGAAGACCGTACGCGCCCCCGTCTCCTGCGCGGCGGCCCGCTCGGCCGCGGCGGCCAGCGCACGGCGCCGCCGCCCGGTGGGCTGCCCCTCCTCGGCGGAGCCTTCGGCACCGGTCGCATCGGCCGCACCGTCGGTGGCCTGTGCGCCCTCGCCCCCGGCCGGCGGCAGGGCGGCGGGCAGCGCGGCCTGCGGAGCCGGCTCGGCGCCGGGGCGGGCGTGATGTCCGGCGGGCACGGGTACGCCACCCGGCGGCACGGCGGCCCCGAGTCCCGTGCCGGAGGCGGCGGCCCCCGCGGCATGCTCGGCCGCGGTCACCACGGCCCCCTCGCTCACCCCGTCGGCACCGGCGTCGGGGCGCGCGGGATCGAGTTCGGCGGGCCGCCCGCGGCGCCGCCCGGTACCGCCGGACCCGCCCTGCGTGGCCTCGGCCGGAACCTCGGTCGTCTCCTCGGCGGCCCCGCCCGCGCGCCTGCGGCGGCGTCCGGTGGGCGCGGTCCCGTCACCGGAGGGCGAGCCCGCGGGCGTGCCCGAACCGGCCGGATCGGCATCGAGGAAGGCGTCCGTGGACCCCCGCCGGGCGCGCCGCCGACCGCCGTCGAAGGTCTCCTGCGCCGGGTCCGCCCCGGCGAGTTCCATCTGCCCGGACGGCGCCACGACCGCCCCCGCGCCGCCCCCGAGCGGCACCTCCAGGACGTACGCGTTGCCGCTCATGCCCGGCACCTCGTGCGTCTGGAGCACACCGCCGTGGGCGCGCACGATCCCGCGCACGATCGGCTCGTGCACCGGGTCCCCGCCGGCGTACGGCCCGCGCACCTCGATCCGGGCGACCGAACCGCGCTGCGCGGCCGCGACGACCACGGTGTTGTCGAGGTAACCGCCCGTGGAGACGGGCGCGTTGCCGGTCGCGTCGACGCCCGCGACGTCCGCCACCAGATGGGCGAGCGCGGTGGCGAGCCGCCGCGGGTCGACCTCGGCCTCGATGGGCGGCGCGTGCACGGCGAACTGCACCCGGCCGGGGCCGATCAGCTCCACCGCGCCGTCGACACCGGCGGCGACGACGGCGTCCAGCATCACCTTCGTACGGGTGATGTCCTCGGTGCCCGTGTCGATGCGCTGATAGGCGAGGACGTTGTCGATGAGGGTGGTGATCCGGGAGTACCCGGCGGAGAGGTGGTGCAGCACCTGGTTGGCCTCGGGCCACAGCTGCCCGGCGTCGTCGGAGGCCAGGGCGGCCAGTTCGCGCCGCAGCTCGTCCAGGGGGCCGCGCAGCGACCGGGCGAGCAGGGTGAGCAGCTGCTCGTGCCGCCCGGCCAGCGCCTCGTACCGGTCCTTCTCCCGCTCGCCGAGCGCGGCGTACCGCTCCTCGCCCGCCGCCAGCGCCTCCGCGTGCTGCTCGCGCAGCTCGGTCAGCTCGGTGTCGTACTTCTCGCGCAGCTCCGCCACCTCGGTGGCGTGCTGCCCGCGCAGCGCGGTGAGGTCGGCGGCGTGCTCCTCGGAGAGCTTCTCCAGCTGCTCGGCGTGCTCCTGCTCCAGCGTGGTCTTCTCGTCCACCAGGGAGTCGAAGGGCCGCCGGTCGGTGAAGGTCATCACGGCGCCGACGAGCTGGTCCCCGTCCCGCACCGGCGCGGTGGTCAGGTCGACCGGCACCTGGTGGTCGCCCTTGGACCACAGCACCTGCCCGCGCACCCGGTGCTTGCGCCCGGAGCGCAGGGTGTCGGCGAGCGGCGACTCGGCGTACGGGAAGGGGGAGCCGTCGGCCCGCGAGTGCAGGACGAGGTGGTGCAGCTCCTTGCCGCCCAGCTCGCCCGCCCGGTAGCCGAGGATCTGCGCGGCCGCCGGGTTGACGAGCACGATCCGCCCGTCGGTGTCGGTGCCGACGACGCCCTCGGACGCCGCGCGCAGGATCATCTCGGTCTGCCGCTGCGAGCGGGCCAGCTCCGCCTCGGTGTCGACCGTCCCGGACAGGTCCCGGACGACGATCATCAGCAGCTCGTCGCCCGTGTACCCGTAACCGTCGTACGCCTGCTGCCCGTTCTCCAGGTTCGCGCTGGTGACCTCGACCGGGAACTCGTGCCCGTCGGTGCGCCGGGCGACCATCCGGGCCGGCTTGGTCCGGCCCTGCGGGTCCCGCTGGCCGGGGCGCCGCATGGAGCCCGGGATCAGCCGCGAGTCGAACTCGGGCAGCAGATCGAGCAGCCCGCGCCCGACGAGCGCGGTGCCGGGCGCCTCGAAGGCTTCCAGCGCGATGGTGTTGGCGTTGACGACCGTTCCGTTGGCGTTGACCAGGACCAACGCGTCCGGCAGAGCGTCGAGTATGGCTGCGAGGCGAGCAGCGCCTCGGGATGGCCTGCTGCTCACGAGACGCTTCCCTCCTGTTACCGCACCTTGCCGACCGCTCGGGCCATCTTGCCAACCGGCCCGCGACGTGTCACGCGAGGGAGTCTATGCGCACGTGTTGTGCCGGGGGTGCCGGATGAGAGGGAGGTCCCACGAGGAAGTGACGCCGATGCGGTGACGACCGGACTTTCGGACCGGGCCTACCCGATCTTCGGGAGCAGCGGCACCATCCGGTTCCACCGGTCGATCTCGCACCCGTTGTTCCGGTCGTACGACGCGTCGACGGGCCGTCCCGCCCAGGTGCCGGTGACCCGCGCGGTGGCCGGGCCGCCGGAGATCATGGAGCAGATGGTCCCGGGCGGCACCGGCGCGAAGAGGTCCCGTCCCCACTGCGTCTGCTCGTCAAGCTTCTGGCAGGCACCCCGCACATCCGGGTGATACCCGGCGGCGGGATGACAGAACAGCTCGTACGTCCCGTCCCGCCCGGCCCCGGCATGCCGTACGACGACGGTGAGGTGATCCCCGCCGCGCCCCTGGCCGAGGGCGGCGGCGGGTACGGCGGTCAGCGGTACGGCGGCGGAGGCGGCGGCGGTGATCGCGGCGGCGGTGGCGACGACGGCGAGGGCGCCGCGGCGGACGCGCCGGGCGACACCCGGCAGAAGAGAATCCATGTCCTGCTCAACGCCGGACCTTGACGGACGTTGCGCCACGTTCCCCCGGAAAGCGGCACACTCCGTCGAAGAAGCCCTTTGCCCTGCGGGCGGACTGCCTAGTACCGTAGAGCTCGATTGGTGACGGGCCCTGCGGCTGTGTCATCATCTGCACGCACCACTCGCGCGCTCGCGTGAGCGGTTGTGCTGGAGGCGTCGCCTAGTCCGGTCTATGGCGCCGCACTGCTAATGCGGTTTGGGTCTTAAAGCCCATCGAGGGTTCAAATCCCTCCGCCTCCGCCCCAACCGAAGCCCCGGTCCCCTGGACCGGGGCTTCGTCGTTCCCGCCGTTCACTGCACCCCCACCCCCCTCCTTGGGCGTTTCCGCAGGTCAGAAGGGGTGTGCCGATCGGATTTCACATGACGGCGGCAGTCATGTAATGTTCTTCCTGTCGCCGGAACGGGCCGAAAGGAACGGAAACGGAGACAAGAACAAAAGAACAAGCACTCGTAGCTTAACGGATAGAGCATCTGACTACGGATCAGAAGGTTGCAGGTTCGAATCCTGCCGAGTGCACACCATTCAGAGGCCCTGTGGAGTAGTCCACAGGGCCTCTGGCTTTTGCGCTGACGGCAGTGTTCGACGGCAACCGCCTCGGAGAGCGGGGCGCGGTCGGATCAGATGGCTGGAGTGCCGTCCTAGATTCCAAGACGAGGGCCGGTCCGGCGAGTCACTTCCGTCGGGGCACGGCGAAGTAGTCGTACGCGGAGGAGCCCCAGCCGCCGAGGCTCAGGACCAAGACGGTGCCGTAGCGGGCCCGTGCGGTCGTCACGCTCATCGGAGTCTCCGGGGTGGTTGAGCAGCGGTGGTAGATCCCGGACCCAACTGTGGGGCACGGGGCGGGCTCCTCGATCCGGTTCGGAAGTGGAAGGTCCGGCCGGTCCCAGTCGATCTGGAGCCCCGGGCCTTCGAGCGTCGGCGTGGACATCAGCGTGCCGTCCGGGTACCGGCCGCGATCACGGTGGTAGTCGAGTGCGTAGGTCACGGTGCCTGCTGCATGTGGCAGGTCCCGCCCCTCGGTGTCATGCGGACCCCAGGCCGCGACGTCAGCCGCGCGGATTCGGGGAAGGACATCGGTGATCTCTCCCCGGACGCCGAAGTAGGCGACGGCCCGCATGTCACATTTGAGGGTGTACGGAGACTCGTTGTTCTCGAATATCGAGCCGTTGTAGGGCCTGGCGCAGGTATCGACGAAGCGGGTGAGTACGTGCTCCAGGCCCTCGACAGCGGTCAGGCGCTCGATTAGGGCGCGCATCTTCTGCTCCTCCGCCGCCCTGCGGGACTCCGCTGCAGGCGACGTGGCCTGCGTCCGTAACTTCTTCTCCGACGGCTCACGGGAGCACGCCGCCGTCAGCCCCATCAGGGCGAACGACAGGAGCAGCCCGCCCGCCTGCGCGCGCCGCCCGCGGACTCCACGTCGGGCTGCCATGGTCCCCTTCATCCCCGCACCTCCCCCCACCTCCCGGTGGGGCGGGAGGTGGCGCATGAGTACGTGTACTCAGATTCCGCCCTGAGGCCGGGAGAAGCGGCGGAGAAGGAGCCGGACGGGCCCACTTCACCCAGGCTGATCGACCACTCGCGGCAATGAATCTGGCGAAGATCCGGCCAGAGCGTTACCGGACACCGGCCGCGCCGTCGTCCGAATCGTTATCGGTTCAGCTCAGGGCCTTACCGACCTCATAGATCGTGGGCCTGTCTTCGGGCACCGGGCTGAGCATGGCGTCGATCAGTTCGCCCAACTCGCCATCCACCTTCACGGACCGACGCTTACCGCTTGCCACCGCCCTTCTCTGCTCGGGGCGCGGTGCGTCGTCCGGGTACTCGACGGCCCGCCAGCCCGTGGCGGAGAGGAGCAGAGTGGCACCGAGCGCATAGACGTCGGCTTCCTGCGTAGGCTCTGCCTCTCCGGTCGCGAGCACGCTGCGCGCGATCTCCGGCGCCTCGTAGTGGACGAGGCAGCCGCGGAACGGGAAGTCGTACCACTCGGGAACGTGTCTGCCGCGCGCCAAGGCCAGGTCGATGAGGTGCGTTCGATCTGCCCCGACGATGAAGTGTGCGGGCTGCACGTCGCCGTGGGCCCAGCCCTTGCCGTGCAGTTCGGCCAGCGCCTCTACGCAGCCGAGAGCGGTACTGGTGTGCGGTTCAACGCGAGAGTCCGGTTCACGGCAGGGCTTCCACAGCTCGTAAAGACTGGGCCCTTCGCGCCACGGCTGGAAGTTCCAGGTGCCCCGCTCCCATTCGCCGTACGCGAAGTCATCGAGGCCGAGGTGGTGCAGCACGGCACCTTCACGTGCCGGGGCGAGTGCCGTCCAAGGCTGGGCGGGCCAGTCGGCCGTAGCCTCGATCGGGTAACCGACCTTCACGGCGTACTGACCTCGATGAGTCTCGACCTCCCAGACCATCGAACCCCGGCGATTGACGACCAAGCGCTGAGTCTTGGGCACGAGTGCGTCGAGCACGACGACCGGCAGTTCAGGGGGTGTCCCGGACAACGTCTGTTCTCCTTCCGGGCAACGCGGCCTACCCCGCATCGAGGCCGGCCGCGTCGCTGGTGTCGTGTCGCTACTCCTGACCGTACGGACGGCCGCAGTCCGAGTCGCACTGCGCGAGGTTCGTGCCGTCCACGGTCCACAGGTCGTCGATGACCATGAACCCGGCCGCCTTCATCGCGTGCGCGGAGGCGGCGACCTTCTTCGGGTCACGGGGCCCTCCGCCCGGCATGGGGTTGTGGTGGAGGAAGCGGCCCGCGTACTGGTCGCAGAGAGTGGCGTACTCCTTCGTGTGCAGGATGAGCGCGTGCAGACCGAGGTCCACGTCGTCAGACGGGACCATGGGGACGGTGGCGGTCGCAGCGGTGACCACGAAGGCCACCGCCTGGTCCGCGATCCGCTCGGCCCGCTCGCGGGACTGCCCGTTGTGGACGATCACGAAGTGGGTGAGGCTGTCGAACAGCTCCTCACCAGCCACCGCGCGGCCGGTCCTCTGGTCGTTGGCCGTTGCCGTCATGCGAATACTCCTCGAGTGTCGCTGTGCTCTGGCACTTGCTCCCACACCGGTCGACGAGGCACAGCCTGCGCCGACCGGGGGATGGAAGGCCGGCCCCGAACGGGGAAGGGAGCCAAGGAAGGTGGCACCCCGTACGGGGCGGCCGGTCTACTGGCTGATACCGAGGGCCATGCCGATCACCAGGCCACAGGACCGGCTGATCAAGACGATGAACAAAACCCCCGCGTACCGGCCGATGGCGCGCATCACAGGCCGTCCCGACTGTTGCCGTTCCTGATGGCAAGGCGGGCGCTCAGTTCCTCCCGCGCTGTCGGCGCCACCACGTTGTCCGGCATGGCATCCCACTCGACTCCGCCACCGATGGGGCGTATCTGCACCCGGGCACCGACCTCGCCCATGACGACGCCGATACGTCCACTGGCAGTGTCCTTCGCCAGTGCACCGATGCCTGGTCTGGTCTGCTGGTTGCTCGCCATGCGGACGAGCATTCCGCCCCTCATCAGGACGTTGGAACCTCCGACAAACCCCACTTCGGGACGTCCCGCATCCTGTAGAACGTCCCTGGTGCCGTCCCCGAGTGTTGGGAGAGATTGGGATGCCGAACGAGAGGCTACGTGCTGCCATGGCCGCCGGCGGCTGGACGTACGCCGCCCTTGCGAACAAGGTCGAAGTTGATCCCAAGTCCGTTGAAAGATGGGCCAACTTGGGGCGTACGCCGCGCCGTGCCACGGCCATGCTGACAGCGGAAATACTAGGAGAAGACGTGCACGCTCTATGGCCCGCGCTCCGGCAGGCACGCCCTGCCCGCGCTGTCAGTCCGGAACTTGTTGCCCTCTACGGCCAGCGGGCGGACCTCCCCGTTTCCACCTTCGTGGACATGCTGACCCAGGCGCGCGAGCACATCGACGTGCTGGTGTACGCCGCCGTATTCCTGCACGAGGCGTACCCGCGGCTCAACGACTTGTTGCGAGAGCGAGCGGACGACGGGTGTGCGGTCCGTATCGCGATCGGCGACCCGGACAGTACGAATGTCCAACAGCGCGGCGCGGAGGAGAAGTTCGGCCACGGGATCGAGTCCCGTTGCCGACTTGCCCTCATGCACTACCGCCCGCTTGCCGGGGTACCTGGCATCGAGGTTCGAACCCATGCCACCACCCTCTACAACTCGATCTATCGCGCGGATGACCAGGCACTGGTCAATGCCCATGTCTGGGGCGTGAACGCCTACGGTGCTCCCGTGTGGCATCTCCGGCGCAGCGGGAAGGGCGGCATGTTCGACACCTACGCCAGCAGCTTCGACGCGGTGTGGGAAACCGCGACGCCGGTACGAGAAGGGTGACCATGGCACGGACCGAGTTCTACGACGACCCAGCGGCACCGGAGCCGAACAGCTTGGTGGTCGCAGCGTCCGCCGTGGTCACCGACGACGATGGGCGCATTCTCCTTCAGCGCCGACGGGACAACGATCTCTGGGCGCTGCCAGGTGGCGGCATGGAGATGACCGACTCACTCCCGGGAACGGCCGTCCGCGAGGTGAAGGAAGAAACCGGTCTGGATGTAGAGATCACTGGGCTCGTGGGCACGTACACCGACCCTCGCCACGTCATCGCCTACTCGGACGGTGAGGTGCGCAGGCAGTTCAACGTCTGCTTCACCGCCCGCGTGGTCGGGGGCCGGCTCGCGATCTCGGACGAGTCCACGGAGCTGCGGTTCGTCCAGCCGGAAGAGATCGATCAACTGCCGATGCACCACACGCAGCGGCTGCGGATCCGTCACTTCCTGGAGCGCCGTGAGCGGCCCTATCTCGGCTGATCGCACCTGCGACACTCGGTTTGGGGAGAGGGGCGGGGGCGTTTTGCCGGTGACCAATGGCTTCATCGGTTGGGGTAACGGGCGCGGATGCGCCAGCTTATCCCCGCTGTCGACTGTAGCTACCCCCTACATTTGGCACGACTGTGGCATGCGACCTCCTCATCCCGAACAATCGGCGAGACGGTCGGTATAGCTCCCAACCTCGGCGTGTGGCAGGCGGCTAGCCACTCGTACATAGGACGAACGGAGCTACATGGGTGCACGAGCCATCGGTCGACGCTACGGTGCCGCGCATGAAGATCCGACAATGGGCCGTCCGCGGCGTGACAGCGGTGGCCGTGGGTGGGGCATTGATCATCGTGCGCGCGCTCCAGGGGGCTGTGGCGCGGTCGGGCAGTGCGGGCGGCGGTCCGAGCACTCGGACGCTCTGACATTGGCGCTGTGAGTGCGGCGCGCACTCTCGCGGCGGCGATCCCTTCAAGGTCGACGCGGAGTACAACGCCCAGCGGCACATGTGGCGCAAAGGCGTGGGGCATCCGATGCCGGAGATCTACTCCACCGAAGAGGAACTCGCGTAGTCGGAGTGTCCCGCACGCCAAGTGGGCCCGGTGGTGTCAGTCCGATCACGTTGGCAAACATCTCATGGCCGGCTTTGCTGTACCA comes from the Streptomyces sp. SUK 48 genome and includes:
- a CDS encoding SigE family RNA polymerase sigma factor; the encoded protein is MTTPVCTSASAAAPAYPSFTSYVRARRPVLLRAARSLTANPCDAEDLLQTALAKTYTAWERIENQRALDGYVRRALLNTRTSQWRKRRVDEFACDELPEPEPRPDDDPAERQALHDAMWRAVMKLPTRQRAMVVLRYYEDLSEAQTAEVLGVSVGTVKSAVSRALGKLREDPELGPAR
- a CDS encoding long-chain fatty acid--CoA ligase → MLSTMQDVPLLISRILTHGSTVHGASRVTTWTGEAEPQRRSFAETGARSAQLAHALRDDLGVTGDQRVATLMWNNAEHVEAYFAVPSMGAVLHTLNLRLPGEQLAWIINHAADHVVIVNGSLIPMIAPLLPRLTTVEHLVVTGPGDRAPLAGARARVHEYEELIAGRPTHYDWPELDERRAAAMCYTSGTTGDPKGVVYSHRSVYLHSMQVQMTQSMGLTDKDTTLVVVPQFHVNAWGLPHATFLTGVNMLMPDRFLQPAPLAEMIERERPTHAAAVPTIWQGLLGELLARPRDVSTLTHVTIGGAACPPGLMRAFDELGMPVVHAWGMTETSPVGTVARPPGSALGTDEEFGYRLTQGRFTASVEARLTGPDGERLPWDGESAGELEVRGPWIAGAYYNGPDAEPLRPVDKFSADGWLKTGDVGVISPDGFLTLTDRAKDVIKSGGEWISSVELENALMSHPAVAEAAVVAVPDEKWGERPLATVVLREGARADFETLRAFLAEEAHIARWQLPERWTIVEAVPKTSVGKFDKKLLRRRYADGDLDVTRL
- a CDS encoding PAS domain-containing protein; the protein is MSSRPSRGAARLAAILDALPDALVLVNANGTVVNANTIALEAFEAPGTALVGRGLLDLLPEFDSRLIPGSMRRPGQRDPQGRTKPARMVARRTDGHEFPVEVTSANLENGQQAYDGYGYTGDELLMIVVRDLSGTVDTEAELARSQRQTEMILRAASEGVVGTDTDGRIVLVNPAAAQILGYRAGELGGKELHHLVLHSRADGSPFPYAESPLADTLRSGRKHRVRGQVLWSKGDHQVPVDLTTAPVRDGDQLVGAVMTFTDRRPFDSLVDEKTTLEQEHAEQLEKLSEEHAADLTALRGQHATEVAELREKYDTELTELREQHAEALAAGEERYAALGEREKDRYEALAGRHEQLLTLLARSLRGPLDELRRELAALASDDAGQLWPEANQVLHHLSAGYSRITTLIDNVLAYQRIDTGTEDITRTKVMLDAVVAAGVDGAVELIGPGRVQFAVHAPPIEAEVDPRRLATALAHLVADVAGVDATGNAPVSTGGYLDNTVVVAAAQRGSVARIEVRGPYAGGDPVHEPIVRGIVRAHGGVLQTHEVPGMSGNAYVLEVPLGGGAGAVVAPSGQMELAGADPAQETFDGGRRRARRGSTDAFLDADPAGSGTPAGSPSGDGTAPTGRRRRRAGGAAEETTEVPAEATQGGSGGTGRRRGRPAELDPARPDAGADGVSEGAVVTAAEHAAGAAASGTGLGAAVPPGGVPVPAGHHARPGAEPAPQAALPAALPPAGGEGAQATDGAADATGAEGSAEEGQPTGRRRRALAAAAERAAAQETGARTVFALPPAAADRAPQEEPEAQVRVPRAAPVPAQAPPTAAPAPGEEGRHDAVPPSQAEDHTPPQPHPTTAPTGRRRRAVAPPAQPAQTTQPAPADPAARDADSGTTPGAQAQAAPAQAQATNGQGIPGTALPAQARGTNGPGVALAAGPSVAVPASAPITPGTPAAPGAPVTPAATATPAAPAAPVAPATPPVAPPPGRPGAAQPGAPAPQAAPAAGAVAAQPLPLPAEAGAPKPAAATPTPGAPAPGTPVPPSPQAPSSPRPPRPAQSAPAAGTAVPPGSATPAAGTPVPPSAPAAGAPLPAARPQRAAQPLPLPAEATGSVPAYDPDSTQGRAISVRTLGQGVPFVRQAGQATPPPHAPGGSGRRRKLGTPPDPAARQEASGEAVPAQASSLPGSSRIAPGTEGAGRSYAIGAPDANAAEGPEPLDGPGGAVEVADTPRPQPMDDELPPEPLDNPRRLLVWPAPDVTTQAALSERGYRPVVVHSREEVDAQIAAFPAALFVDPLTGPITRTALQSLRQAAVAAEVPVLVTAGLGQATREAAYGADPAVLLKALAPRDSEQHPPRVLLIEEHEEIALALTATLERRGMQVARAASDTDAVALAGRFRPNLVVMDLMQVHRRRAGIVDWLRANGQLDRTPLVVYTAAVESADLPRLASGETVLFLAERSTSTEVQSRIVDLLSRIGTN
- a CDS encoding SSI family serine proteinase inhibitor, translated to MDSLLPGVARRVRRGALAVVATAAAITAAASAAVPLTAVPAAALGQGRGGDHLTVVVRHAGAGRDGTYELFCHPAAGYHPDVRGACQKLDEQTQWGRDLFAPVPPGTICSMISGGPATARVTGTWAGRPVDASYDRNNGCEIDRWNRMVPLLPKIG
- a CDS encoding protein kinase translates to MSGTPPELPVVVLDALVPKTQRLVVNRRGSMVWEVETHRGQYAVKVGYPIEATADWPAQPWTALAPAREGAVLHHLGLDDFAYGEWERGTWNFQPWREGPSLYELWKPCREPDSRVEPHTSTALGCVEALAELHGKGWAHGDVQPAHFIVGADRTHLIDLALARGRHVPEWYDFPFRGCLVHYEAPEIARSVLATGEAEPTQEADVYALGATLLLSATGWRAVEYPDDAPRPEQRRAVASGKRRSVKVDGELGELIDAMLSPVPEDRPTIYEVGKALS